From Acidimicrobiales bacterium, one genomic window encodes:
- a CDS encoding proton-conducting transporter membrane subunit yields MNLVVLPVVLPLFAAGLALLSMRSLTLQRVVALGANLAALGAAIALLVAVESDGIQAQTLGGWPAGVGITLVADLAAAMFLVVSLVVIATVQVFAIGQGADEARPRIGQPVYLVLSAGVSLSFLTGDLFNLFVAFEVMLIASYVLLTMGAGAAQVRAGMTYVVINVLASTLLLSTVGLIYGATGTVNMAELVTRYPELPQSTQTALGILLISVFAIKAALFPFFFWLPDSYPTAPVAVTAVFAGLLTKVGIYTLIRATTILDLDSARWVLVMAATLTMVVGVVGAIVQSDIKRILSFHIISQVGYMVMGLAIGTVAGLTGAVLYVVHHIPVKTALFLVGGLVEDSTGSGRLHRLGGLVRRAPILAILFTLPALSLAGMPPFSGFLAKLAVITAGLEAEEYMMVTAALVASLLTIFSMSKIWAGVFWGTADDPTPALADAEADDRRLPIDPVTTAATAALVLATLVVPVFGGAVYDLAERAAVQLLDSRDYVEAVRNS; encoded by the coding sequence GTGAACCTCGTCGTTCTTCCGGTCGTCCTCCCGTTGTTCGCAGCCGGTCTCGCGCTGCTGTCGATGCGCTCGCTCACGCTGCAGCGTGTGGTGGCGCTGGGCGCCAACCTGGCCGCCCTGGGCGCAGCGATCGCGTTGCTGGTCGCGGTCGAGTCCGACGGCATCCAGGCCCAGACACTCGGTGGCTGGCCCGCGGGCGTCGGCATCACGCTCGTCGCCGACCTCGCCGCCGCGATGTTCCTCGTGGTCAGCCTCGTCGTCATCGCGACGGTCCAGGTCTTCGCGATCGGGCAGGGGGCCGACGAAGCGCGCCCCCGGATCGGTCAGCCGGTCTACCTCGTGCTCTCCGCCGGCGTGTCGCTCTCGTTTCTCACCGGCGATCTGTTCAACCTGTTCGTCGCCTTCGAGGTCATGCTGATCGCCAGCTACGTGTTGCTGACCATGGGCGCCGGCGCGGCCCAAGTTCGAGCAGGCATGACCTACGTGGTGATCAACGTGCTGGCCTCGACGTTGCTGTTGTCGACGGTCGGGCTGATCTACGGCGCCACCGGCACCGTGAACATGGCCGAACTGGTCACCCGCTACCCCGAGCTCCCGCAGTCCACGCAGACCGCGCTCGGCATCCTGCTGATCTCGGTGTTCGCCATCAAGGCTGCGCTCTTCCCCTTCTTCTTCTGGCTCCCCGACAGCTACCCGACGGCCCCCGTCGCCGTCACCGCGGTCTTCGCCGGGCTGCTGACCAAGGTCGGCATCTACACCCTCATCCGGGCCACCACGATCCTCGATCTCGACAGTGCCCGTTGGGTACTCGTGATGGCGGCGACGCTCACCATGGTCGTGGGTGTGGTCGGCGCCATCGTGCAGAGCGACATCAAGCGGATTCTGAGCTTCCACATCATCAGCCAGGTCGGCTACATGGTCATGGGTCTCGCCATCGGCACGGTGGCCGGACTCACCGGCGCCGTCCTCTACGTGGTCCATCACATCCCGGTGAAGACGGCACTGTTTCTGGTGGGCGGGCTGGTCGAGGACTCCACGGGGTCCGGGCGACTCCATCGGCTGGGCGGTCTCGTGCGGCGGGCTCCCATCCTCGCGATCCTGTTCACCCTGCCCGCCCTGAGCCTCGCCGGTATGCCGCCCTTCTCCGGGTTCCTGGCCAAGCTCGCCGTGATCACGGCGGGTCTCGAGGCCGAGGAGTACATGATGGTCACCGCTGCACTGGTGGCCTCGCTGCTCACGATCTTCTCGATGTCGAAGATCTGGGCCGGGGTCTTCTGGGGAACCGCCGACGACCCGACGCCCGCGCTGGCCGACGCCGAAGCCGACGACCGCCGGCTGCCGATCGACCCCGTCACGACCGCGGCCACCGCGGCGCTTGTCCTGGCCACCCTGGTCGTGCCGGTGTTCGGCGGTGCGGTCTACGACCTCGCGGAGCGGGCGGCCGTGCAGCTGCTGGACTCGCGCGACTACGTCGAGGCGGTGCGGAACTCGTGA
- a CDS encoding Na+/H+ antiporter subunit E encodes MRPRIVLVGWLVVAWVALWRDVSIANTVSGVLVGSIVVWWFPPAAEGGLHIRPLALLRFIGSSAISILRANLVVAWEVLTPSNRINEGVVAVELASNNPVVITHVTHAIILAPGTMVIDIDKGSDDRPTVLFIHVLHLRSVEEVREDVLQLETLALAAVSGRADAEPPTTTDEGEAR; translated from the coding sequence GTGAGGCCCCGCATCGTCCTCGTCGGGTGGCTTGTGGTCGCGTGGGTGGCACTGTGGCGCGATGTCTCGATCGCGAACACCGTGTCGGGCGTGCTCGTCGGGAGCATCGTCGTATGGTGGTTCCCGCCGGCCGCCGAAGGTGGCCTGCACATCCGGCCGCTCGCCCTCTTGAGGTTCATCGGGAGCTCGGCGATCTCGATACTGCGGGCCAACCTGGTGGTCGCATGGGAAGTGCTGACGCCGAGCAATCGGATCAACGAGGGCGTCGTCGCGGTCGAGCTGGCTTCCAACAACCCGGTCGTCATCACGCACGTCACCCACGCGATCATCCTCGCGCCGGGCACGATGGTCATCGACATCGACAAGGGCTCCGACGACCGGCCGACCGTTCTCTTCATCCACGTTCTGCATCTCCGCAGCGTCGAGGAGGTGCGCGAGGACGTGCTCCAGCTCGAGACACTCGCCTTGGCCGCGGTCTCCGGCCGCGCCGATGCCGAACCGCCGACCACGACAGACGAGGGAGAGGCCCGATGA
- a CDS encoding monovalent cation/H+ antiporter complex subunit F has translation MTEVLEYAALAMIGLAGILALLRTGRGGSLPDKVLGADTLLLVLAAGVAADAGIRRDATFLDALVVVTVLGFVATITVARYIERRGARV, from the coding sequence ATGACCGAGGTGCTCGAGTACGCAGCGTTGGCCATGATCGGACTGGCCGGGATCCTCGCGCTGCTCAGGACCGGTCGCGGCGGTTCGCTTCCCGACAAGGTCCTCGGCGCCGACACCCTCCTGCTGGTGTTGGCGGCCGGTGTTGCGGCCGATGCCGGGATCCGCCGCGACGCCACCTTCCTCGATGCGCTCGTCGTCGTGACCGTGTTGGGCTTCGTGGCCACGATCACGGTGGCCCGATACATCGAACGACGAGGAGCGCGGGTGTGA
- the mnhG gene encoding monovalent cation/H(+) antiporter subunit G, which translates to MDVISAALMAVGAAFVLLAGVGLHRFDDVFARMHAAGKASTLGLLLILFGATFRLTESGEVLKLGLVAVLAVITIPAGVHLIARAAWRAGTELAEATTFDDASQRRLDEF; encoded by the coding sequence ATGGATGTGATCTCTGCTGCGCTCATGGCCGTCGGTGCGGCCTTCGTACTCCTGGCCGGCGTCGGCCTGCACCGCTTCGACGACGTCTTCGCCCGGATGCACGCGGCGGGCAAGGCTTCGACGCTCGGTCTCCTGCTGATCCTGTTCGGAGCGACCTTCCGTCTGACCGAGTCGGGCGAGGTGCTCAAGCTCGGTCTCGTCGCCGTGTTGGCCGTCATCACCATTCCCGCCGGGGTGCATCTGATCGCGCGGGCGGCTTGGCGAGCCGGTACCGAGCTGGCGGAGGCGACGACGTTCGACGACGCATCGCAACGCCGCCTCGACGAGTTCTGA
- a CDS encoding ATP-binding protein: MVTKKSSGYDADAIQTLEGLEAVRKRPGMYIGGTGSEGLMHLVWELIDNAVDEAAGGFADKVDVTLHRDKSIEVSDNGRGIPIDLHTKRKVSALEVVFTELHAGGKFGGGAYTSSGGLHGVGASVVNALAAKLVAEVDRDGATHVLGFQERIAGQFTGSKFKAGHTLEKIKKVSKNKTGTRVRFWPDFDIFDPEAVIDVEEICARATQACFLVPGMKVTVTDKRTGGRAEPFSFVSRGGLADLVDHLAIGENVSQVITCNGIDTFTEKVPVNGKMTDVERECEVDVALRWVKGYDSEVVTFVNTIPTSQGGTHRAGFDKALTRVVNNVVLKDSRRLAKLAKQDKHKATKDDVQEGLVAAVKVTFPEPQFRGQTKQELGTPAIEGIVSRVVYEQLKEWFEPGGGPRTHVKAIADKLATAIQNRVESKTLLENKRKAASLGSTGMPEKLADCRVHGIDSELILVEGDSAAGPAKRGRDSETMAILPLRGKVVNAAKASQKQVLDNAEAQALFTSMGAGAGKEFNLADARYGRIVILCDADVDGSHIRCLLLTLIHRYMQPMLAEGRVFAAQPPLFTTKIGDEVYRVYSDEEKEAVTDELCKGKRKRENVKWQRFKGLGEMNVDELRHCALDPATRTLRRLTMDDAQEAEDAARMFDVLMGNDVSVRRDFLVKNSALVDSATLDI, encoded by the coding sequence GTGGTCACCAAGAAGTCCAGTGGATACGACGCCGATGCCATTCAGACCCTCGAGGGTCTCGAAGCGGTGCGCAAGCGGCCGGGCATGTACATCGGGGGCACGGGGTCCGAGGGGCTCATGCACCTGGTGTGGGAACTGATCGACAACGCGGTCGACGAGGCGGCGGGTGGTTTCGCCGACAAGGTCGACGTCACCCTCCATCGGGACAAGTCGATCGAGGTCAGCGACAACGGGCGAGGCATCCCGATCGACCTCCACACGAAGCGCAAGGTCTCGGCCCTCGAGGTGGTCTTCACCGAACTCCACGCGGGCGGCAAGTTCGGCGGCGGGGCCTACACCTCCTCGGGCGGGCTCCACGGCGTCGGCGCCTCGGTGGTCAATGCGCTCGCCGCCAAACTTGTCGCCGAGGTCGATCGCGACGGGGCCACCCACGTGCTCGGTTTCCAGGAACGCATCGCCGGTCAGTTCACCGGCTCGAAGTTCAAGGCCGGCCACACCCTCGAGAAGATCAAGAAGGTCTCGAAGAACAAGACCGGCACCCGGGTGCGGTTCTGGCCCGACTTCGACATCTTCGATCCCGAGGCGGTCATCGACGTCGAGGAGATCTGCGCGCGCGCCACGCAGGCGTGTTTCCTCGTTCCCGGCATGAAGGTGACCGTCACCGACAAGCGCACCGGCGGACGGGCCGAACCCTTCTCGTTCGTGTCGCGCGGCGGGTTGGCCGACCTGGTCGATCATCTCGCCATCGGTGAGAACGTGAGCCAGGTCATCACGTGCAACGGCATCGACACGTTCACCGAGAAGGTGCCGGTCAACGGAAAGATGACCGATGTCGAACGCGAGTGTGAGGTCGATGTCGCACTGCGATGGGTGAAGGGCTACGACTCCGAGGTCGTCACCTTCGTCAACACGATTCCCACGAGCCAGGGCGGCACCCACCGTGCCGGGTTCGACAAGGCGCTCACCCGTGTGGTCAACAACGTCGTCCTGAAGGACAGCCGCCGGCTGGCGAAGCTGGCCAAGCAGGACAAGCACAAGGCCACGAAGGACGATGTTCAGGAGGGTCTCGTCGCGGCGGTCAAGGTGACGTTCCCCGAGCCGCAGTTCCGGGGTCAGACCAAGCAGGAACTGGGCACGCCGGCCATCGAGGGCATCGTCTCCCGGGTGGTCTACGAGCAGCTCAAGGAGTGGTTCGAGCCCGGTGGTGGGCCACGCACCCACGTGAAGGCCATCGCCGACAAGTTGGCCACGGCGATCCAGAACCGGGTCGAGTCCAAAACGCTGCTGGAGAACAAGCGCAAGGCGGCCAGTCTGGGGTCCACCGGCATGCCGGAGAAGCTCGCCGACTGTCGGGTGCACGGCATCGACAGCGAGCTGATCCTCGTCGAGGGCGACTCCGCGGCCGGCCCGGCCAAGCGGGGCCGCGACTCCGAGACGATGGCGATCCTGCCGTTGCGGGGCAAGGTCGTCAACGCGGCCAAGGCCAGCCAGAAGCAGGTGCTCGACAACGCCGAGGCGCAGGCGCTGTTCACCTCGATGGGGGCCGGCGCCGGCAAGGAGTTCAATCTGGCCGATGCGCGTTATGGCCGCATCGTGATCCTGTGCGACGCCGATGTCGATGGCAGCCACATCCGCTGTCTGCTGCTCACGCTCATCCATCGCTACATGCAACCGATGCTGGCCGAGGGTCGGGTCTTCGCCGCCCAGCCGCCGCTGTTCACCACGAAGATCGGTGATGAGGTCTACCGGGTCTACTCCGACGAGGAGAAGGAGGCGGTCACCGACGAGCTGTGCAAGGGCAAGCGCAAGCGCGAGAACGTCAAGTGGCAGCGCTTCAAGGGCCTCGGCGAGATGAACGTCGACGAACTGCGCCATTGTGCGCTCGATCCGGCCACCCGCACGCTGCGCCGGCTCACGATGGACGATGCCCAGGAAGCCGAGGACGCCGCCCGCATGTTCGACGTGTTGATGGGCAACGACGTCAGCGTCCGGCGCGACTTCCTGGTGAAGAACTCCGCCCTCGTCGACTCGGCGACGCTCGACATCTGA
- a CDS encoding YhjD/YihY/BrkB family envelope integrity protein, producing MTDVKDLALALKDRISRHRVTIFAAAVAFFAFLALIPALTAVIGVYGLVADPDEVTRQITNTLSGAPDSTREFLTTQMTEIAAGSSGALGLSVGVGLAIALFSASGAVANLLKSLNVAYEIEDTRKPWTLRGTALLLMLGGVVVLTVTMFLMAALPPLLSDWGLGDNTRLLVNIVRYPALGLVMAASLSVLYRVGPDHDGNDRPLSPKLFTAGGLTATVLFVVLSILFSFYTANLGSYGETYGPLATIIVLLLWFQLSALAIIVGAELDAELADREWRERSGLENRDSVAKDGDAAAAALQAAMTHHDTDAVIAQWHRRGVHRHPLFGDLAVPDQLRNHLDEMFAAIPDLALITESVHATEDDATVRHRLTGTFTGSPWCGVDANEREVDLAVVLHLRLEDGFIVQIDEIFDSADLADQLGFRPGDTSVGARLSRGFGRLKSHLTAD from the coding sequence ATGACCGATGTGAAAGACCTCGCCCTTGCCCTGAAGGACCGGATCTCCCGCCACCGTGTGACGATTTTCGCAGCGGCCGTTGCCTTTTTCGCCTTTCTGGCACTCATTCCCGCACTCACCGCCGTCATCGGTGTCTACGGCCTGGTCGCCGACCCGGACGAGGTCACTCGCCAGATCACCAACACGCTCTCCGGGGCGCCCGACTCCACGCGGGAGTTCCTCACGACACAGATGACCGAGATCGCGGCCGGCAGCTCCGGTGCCCTCGGGCTGAGCGTCGGCGTCGGCCTGGCGATCGCGCTCTTCAGCGCCTCGGGGGCAGTGGCGAACCTGCTCAAGTCGCTGAACGTCGCCTACGAGATCGAGGACACCCGCAAGCCATGGACGCTGCGGGGCACTGCCCTCCTGCTGATGCTCGGCGGCGTCGTCGTGCTCACCGTGACCATGTTCCTCATGGCCGCGCTCCCTCCCCTCCTCAGTGATTGGGGGCTCGGCGACAATACGCGCCTGCTCGTCAACATCGTTCGTTATCCCGCGCTCGGACTCGTGATGGCGGCATCGCTGTCGGTGCTCTACCGCGTCGGGCCCGACCACGACGGCAACGACCGGCCGCTGTCGCCGAAGCTCTTCACCGCCGGTGGTCTCACCGCGACCGTGCTCTTCGTCGTCTTGTCGATTCTGTTCAGTTTCTACACCGCCAATCTCGGCAGCTACGGCGAGACCTACGGCCCGCTGGCCACGATCATCGTGCTCCTGCTCTGGTTCCAGCTGTCCGCGCTCGCGATCATCGTCGGCGCCGAGCTCGACGCCGAGTTGGCCGACCGCGAATGGCGCGAACGGTCCGGCCTCGAGAACCGCGATTCCGTGGCGAAGGACGGCGACGCAGCCGCCGCCGCACTCCAGGCCGCCATGACGCACCACGACACCGACGCCGTGATCGCTCAGTGGCACCGGCGCGGCGTCCACCGTCATCCCCTCTTCGGCGACCTCGCCGTTCCCGACCAGCTGAGAAACCACCTCGACGAGATGTTCGCGGCGATCCCCGATCTCGCACTGATCACGGAATCGGTGCATGCCACCGAGGACGACGCAACCGTTCGCCATCGCCTCACCGGCACGTTCACCGGGTCGCCGTGGTGTGGCGTCGATGCCAACGAGCGCGAAGTCGATCTCGCTGTGGTTCTCCATCTCCGCCTCGAAGACGGGTTCATCGTCCAGATCGACGAGATCTTCGATTCGGCCGACTTGGCCGATCAGCTCGGCTTCCGGCCCGGCGACACGTCGGTCGGCGCCCGGCTGAGCCGTGGGTTCGGCCGTCTAAAATCACATCTCACTGCCGACTGA
- a CDS encoding PD-(D/E)XK nuclease family protein, with product MQLDPDAIGLADPVDPAEIDLGDGVREVGVPMPPPRLSPSGAGTFEQCPRRWRHRYVDRLPDPPGEAALAGSFAHRVLELLMQRPGDQRTPEEAKLIAREEWPETEATDDYAAMGYDEEKGRHFRWKAWQAIEGLWALEDPATVDVAATEQDIEADLAGVPFRGIVDRLEREGDGLVITDYKSGKAPSPRFRRPRLDQVLLYAAAVEADSGEMPVRARLLYLGQRPVGIDVTRKELDVVTEKLATTWADINTACETDVFEPRTGPLCGWCPYLDRCPEGAKAVAKRAEGKAAEEAAYLQAAG from the coding sequence ATGCAACTCGATCCCGACGCCATCGGTCTCGCCGACCCGGTCGACCCGGCCGAGATCGATCTCGGCGATGGCGTGCGTGAGGTCGGTGTGCCCATGCCGCCGCCCCGGCTGTCGCCGTCGGGCGCCGGCACCTTCGAGCAGTGTCCCCGCCGGTGGCGGCATCGCTACGTCGATCGTCTGCCCGATCCGCCGGGTGAGGCCGCGCTGGCCGGGAGCTTCGCCCATCGAGTGCTCGAGCTCCTCATGCAGCGCCCCGGCGATCAGCGCACGCCCGAGGAGGCCAAGCTGATCGCACGCGAGGAGTGGCCCGAGACCGAGGCGACCGACGACTACGCGGCCATGGGCTACGACGAGGAGAAGGGCCGCCACTTCCGTTGGAAGGCGTGGCAGGCGATCGAGGGACTCTGGGCGCTCGAGGACCCCGCCACCGTCGACGTCGCTGCCACCGAGCAGGACATCGAAGCCGACCTGGCCGGGGTTCCCTTCCGGGGCATCGTCGACCGGCTCGAGCGGGAGGGCGATGGTCTGGTGATCACCGACTACAAGTCGGGCAAGGCACCGTCCCCACGGTTCCGGCGGCCCCGACTCGATCAGGTGTTGCTCTACGCCGCCGCCGTCGAGGCCGACTCCGGCGAGATGCCGGTGCGGGCGCGCCTGCTCTATCTCGGCCAACGCCCGGTCGGTATCGATGTCACCCGGAAGGAACTCGACGTCGTCACGGAGAAACTCGCGACCACCTGGGCCGACATCAACACCGCCTGCGAGACCGACGTGTTCGAGCCCCGCACCGGCCCACTCTGCGGCTGGTGCCCGTATCTCGACCGCTGCCCGGAAGGAGCAAAGGCCGTCGCGAAGCGAGCCGAGGGCAAGGCCGCCGAGGAAGCGGCGTATCTCCAGGCCGCCGGCTGA
- a CDS encoding ParA family protein, whose protein sequence is MPVLAVVNQKGGVGKTTVALGLAATAWSRGIDALVIDLDPQGNATTGLGVWDPPFSVDQALAEERPGAIAGLRVTSGWPTEGGRPPSVVPATPALAAREPQLLTDPIGANDRLAIALEGVEHEVVIIDCPPSLGLLTVNGLFAADRALIVTEPGAWASDGVGQILRTVERIAARRSDPLTVAGVAVNRLGRTRDARYWDEQLRADHGDIVLPAVHLRAAVPEASAGSLPIHALGTRAGAQEAAAEFDRLFDLVLPMEVAHGL, encoded by the coding sequence GTGCCAGTACTCGCGGTGGTCAATCAGAAGGGCGGCGTCGGCAAGACGACCGTCGCACTCGGCCTCGCGGCCACGGCCTGGTCACGAGGGATCGACGCTCTCGTGATCGACCTCGATCCACAGGGCAACGCCACGACGGGGCTGGGCGTGTGGGACCCGCCGTTCAGTGTCGACCAGGCCCTCGCCGAGGAACGCCCCGGCGCCATCGCCGGTCTACGGGTGACCTCGGGGTGGCCGACCGAAGGAGGCCGCCCGCCGTCGGTGGTGCCGGCCACCCCCGCACTCGCCGCGCGCGAACCCCAACTGCTCACCGACCCGATCGGTGCCAACGATCGGCTTGCCATCGCCCTCGAGGGTGTCGAGCACGAGGTCGTGATCATCGACTGTCCGCCGTCGCTCGGACTCCTGACGGTCAACGGACTCTTCGCGGCAGACCGCGCACTCATCGTCACCGAGCCCGGCGCCTGGGCATCGGACGGCGTCGGCCAGATCCTGCGAACGGTCGAACGCATCGCGGCGCGCCGGTCCGACCCGCTGACCGTGGCCGGTGTCGCCGTGAATCGACTGGGCCGCACCCGCGACGCCCGCTACTGGGACGAGCAACTGCGGGCCGATCACGGCGACATCGTGTTGCCCGCCGTGCACCTGCGCGCCGCCGTGCCCGAGGCATCCGCCGGCTCCCTGCCGATCCACGCGCTGGGCACCCGGGCGGGGGCGCAGGAAGCCGCCGCCGAGTTCGACCGACTCTTCGATCTGGTCCTCCCGATGGAGGTGGCCCATGGCCTATGA
- a CDS encoding MDR family MFS transporter, with the protein MSRRVLAGLILAMALPALDLMALGAAAPEVADDLGRLDQVAWLFVSYHLALVVSVPLYGKLGDLRGRRVVFMSSVTAFTLASLLAGIAWSFPVLVIARVAQGLGGGGIISQTHAVIADLVPARERGRYSWVTPTVWTIASFLGPVFGGALAEHASWRWIFLLNLPFGVLSMWFVRDAFPAMRPSFERRTFDMPGAVLLVVSYGALVFSVSVAGDLFQWRDPIVVIGLLGGAALLVAFVAQELRSSDPVMPLAMLRIAVVRSSAATTFLIGAVNFMTVAFLPLMLQVVLGIGSTQAGLAILPTTLGLAVVSTIVGRIIARTGHYRIFPALGCAVFSAGYFVLAGLGPDPRLPVVWLGSALLGVGMGAGSPVFMLAMQNAVPHRDVGVVSAMAMFARNSGQVFGVALAGTFFTARLSHHLGRLVPSDRLAGVSVDDLRSDIDTIRALEPDLEALAADAFRLAATDVFTIAAWGAVLATLVAITIPQIPLRETIED; encoded by the coding sequence GTGAGTCGCCGCGTTCTCGCCGGGCTCATCCTCGCGATGGCGTTGCCGGCGCTCGATCTCATGGCGCTGGGTGCCGCAGCCCCCGAAGTGGCCGACGATCTCGGTCGTCTCGACCAGGTCGCGTGGCTGTTCGTCTCGTACCACCTCGCGCTCGTCGTCTCGGTGCCGCTCTACGGAAAGTTGGGTGACCTCCGCGGGCGACGGGTGGTGTTCATGTCATCGGTCACCGCGTTCACGCTGGCATCGCTCCTCGCCGGCATCGCGTGGTCGTTCCCCGTGCTGGTCATCGCACGCGTCGCGCAGGGCCTCGGCGGCGGGGGGATCATCAGCCAGACCCACGCGGTGATCGCCGACCTCGTGCCCGCCCGCGAGCGGGGCCGCTACTCCTGGGTGACCCCGACGGTGTGGACGATCGCCTCCTTCCTCGGTCCGGTGTTCGGCGGGGCCCTGGCCGAGCACGCGAGCTGGCGTTGGATCTTCCTGCTCAATCTTCCCTTCGGTGTGTTGTCGATGTGGTTCGTGCGCGACGCGTTCCCGGCCATGCGCCCGAGCTTCGAACGGCGCACGTTCGACATGCCGGGCGCCGTGCTCCTCGTGGTCTCCTATGGCGCGCTCGTGTTCTCGGTCTCGGTGGCCGGCGACCTGTTCCAATGGCGGGACCCGATCGTGGTGATCGGCCTCCTCGGTGGCGCCGCCCTCCTGGTGGCGTTCGTCGCCCAGGAGTTGCGGTCATCCGACCCGGTCATGCCCCTCGCGATGTTGCGCATCGCGGTGGTGCGGTCCAGTGCGGCGACCACGTTCCTCATCGGCGCGGTGAACTTCATGACCGTGGCGTTCCTTCCCCTGATGCTGCAGGTGGTCCTGGGAATCGGCAGTACCCAGGCCGGTCTGGCGATCCTCCCGACCACCCTCGGCCTGGCGGTCGTCAGCACCATCGTCGGACGCATCATCGCCCGCACGGGCCACTATCGGATCTTTCCCGCGCTCGGGTGTGCGGTCTTCTCGGCCGGCTACTTCGTCCTGGCCGGACTCGGCCCCGACCCCCGGCTGCCCGTGGTGTGGCTGGGGAGTGCGCTCCTCGGCGTCGGCATGGGTGCCGGGTCACCGGTGTTCATGCTGGCGATGCAGAACGCCGTGCCCCATCGCGACGTCGGCGTGGTGAGCGCCATGGCGATGTTCGCCCGCAACTCCGGCCAGGTGTTCGGTGTGGCCCTCGCCGGGACGTTCTTCACAGCTCGACTGTCGCACCATCTCGGCCGGCTGGTGCCGTCGGATCGCCTCGCCGGGGTGAGCGTCGACGACTTGCGGTCGGACATCGACACCATTCGTGCGCTCGAACCCGACCTCGAAGCCCTTGCCGCCGACGCGTTCCGGCTGGCGGCCACCGATGTGTTCACGATCGCCGCGTGGGGCGCGGTTCTCGCAACGCTCGTGGCGATCACCATTCCGCAGATCCCGCTGCGCGAGACGATCGAGGACTGA
- a CDS encoding ferrochelatase: MTRFDAVLLLSFGGPEGPEEVLPFLRNVTRGRDIPDDRLAAVGAHYAHFDGVSPINEQCRRLRQSLADDLTAAGHDLPVYWGNRNWRPFLVDTVQQMADDGITRALVVVTSAYSSYSGCRQYLEDLDAARTQVGPSAPEVVKIRQYFDHPGFVEPFRDGVRDGVARLGSGVPLVFTAHSIPMAMADASDYEKQLRTTAALVAEAAPASPWTLAWQSRSGPPTVPWLEPDISDHLRDLEGAGHSSVVVAPIGFVSDHMEVIWDLDTEAQATADELGMTMIRTPTPGTTPDPRFVTMWRELLEEQLTDGPRRALSALPARPTPCAAGCCPSGRRPPPAPA, from the coding sequence GTGACCAGATTCGACGCCGTGCTTCTCCTGTCGTTCGGCGGCCCCGAGGGCCCCGAGGAGGTCCTCCCGTTCCTGCGGAATGTCACACGAGGTCGCGACATCCCCGACGATCGCCTGGCCGCCGTCGGTGCCCACTACGCCCACTTCGACGGCGTGTCGCCGATCAACGAGCAGTGCCGACGTCTCCGTCAGTCCCTCGCCGACGATCTGACGGCGGCCGGCCACGACCTACCCGTGTACTGGGGCAACCGGAACTGGCGACCGTTCCTCGTCGACACCGTGCAGCAGATGGCCGACGACGGCATCACCCGCGCCCTGGTCGTGGTCACGTCCGCCTACAGCTCGTACTCGGGTTGCCGCCAGTACCTCGAGGACCTCGACGCCGCCCGGACCCAGGTCGGGCCCTCCGCGCCCGAGGTCGTCAAGATCAGGCAGTACTTCGATCATCCGGGGTTCGTCGAGCCCTTTCGCGACGGCGTCCGCGATGGCGTCGCCCGACTCGGCTCGGGGGTCCCCCTCGTCTTCACCGCCCACTCGATCCCGATGGCGATGGCCGACGCCTCCGACTACGAGAAGCAGCTCAGGACGACGGCCGCCCTCGTGGCGGAGGCCGCGCCAGCATCGCCGTGGACGCTTGCATGGCAGAGCCGGTCGGGACCACCGACCGTGCCCTGGCTCGAACCCGACATCAGCGACCACCTGCGCGACCTCGAAGGGGCGGGACATTCCTCGGTCGTCGTCGCCCCCATCGGCTTCGTGTCGGATCACATGGAGGTGATCTGGGACCTCGACACCGAGGCTCAGGCCACCGCCGACGAGCTCGGAATGACCATGATCCGCACGCCCACGCCGGGGACGACACCCGATCCCCGGTTCGTGACCATGTGGCGTGAGCTGCTCGAGGAACAGCTCACCGACGGTCCGCGCCGAGCGCTGAGCGCCCTTCCGGCCCGCCCGACGCCGTGCGCGGCCGGCTGCTGCCCATCGGGGCGGCGCCCGCCCCCCGCCCCGGCCTGA